The following are from one region of the Corynebacterium hindlerae genome:
- a CDS encoding P1 family peptidase, producing the protein MLTDVQGVLLGHRSLGDTGVSVVVVPDGAVAAVDVRGGGPGTRETDLLEPHNTVQQVHAVCLSGGSAFGLATADGVMKALEERGIGFPVIRDIRVPIVPAAVIFDLLVGDATHRPTAEDGYAAVQDAFAGPSTSSGSVGAGCGATAGVLRGGFGQASLKVGEYTIAAGVVANPVGAVVDKDTGRFWGAPELAVDKARFAALKGLETKLNTTIGVIVTDAPVTKAQAKRLAMTGHDGLARAVRPAHSPLDGDTLFTLSTGSGEGVSLENMIALSTASADVVCAAIIDAVVHATSGYGLECYQGLRGDQ; encoded by the coding sequence ATGCTTACCGACGTCCAGGGCGTGCTGCTGGGGCACCGTAGCTTGGGGGATACCGGTGTGAGCGTAGTGGTGGTGCCGGACGGTGCCGTCGCTGCTGTTGATGTGCGTGGTGGCGGGCCGGGTACCCGGGAAACCGACCTGCTGGAGCCCCACAACACAGTGCAGCAGGTGCACGCCGTGTGTCTCTCCGGCGGATCGGCTTTTGGACTCGCCACCGCAGATGGTGTCATGAAAGCGCTGGAAGAACGGGGTATCGGGTTCCCCGTCATCCGGGATATTCGCGTTCCCATCGTGCCGGCCGCAGTGATCTTTGATCTCCTGGTTGGCGACGCCACCCACCGGCCCACTGCCGAGGACGGTTACGCTGCCGTCCAGGACGCCTTCGCCGGGCCGTCCACCTCCTCGGGGTCCGTCGGCGCTGGGTGCGGTGCCACCGCTGGAGTGCTGCGCGGTGGCTTCGGCCAAGCTTCGCTCAAAGTCGGCGAGTACACCATCGCAGCAGGGGTGGTAGCTAACCCCGTTGGGGCAGTGGTGGACAAGGACACCGGTAGGTTCTGGGGAGCGCCGGAATTAGCCGTCGATAAGGCGCGCTTTGCTGCCTTGAAGGGGTTGGAAACCAAGCTCAACACGACGATCGGTGTGATCGTGACGGATGCGCCAGTGACCAAAGCGCAAGCTAAGCGCCTCGCGATGACCGGACACGACGGCCTCGCCCGCGCGGTCCGCCCTGCGCACTCGCCCCTTGACGGCGATACCCTGTTCACCCTCTCCACCGGCTCCGGTGAGGGCGTGTCGCTGGAAAACATGATCGCCCTGTCCACAGCGTCGGCGGATGTCGTGTGTGCAGCGATTATCGACGCCGTAGTTCATGCCACGAGTGGGTATGGACTGGAATGTTATCAGGGGCTCAGAGGAGATCAATAA
- the rph gene encoding ribonuclease PH, whose amino-acid sequence MTSFTRADGRALDEMRPVKITRGFTTNPAGSVLVEFGNTRVMCTASVEEGVPRFKKDSGEGWLTAEYAMLPAATHDRMPRESMKGKVKGRTHEISRLIGRSLRAAIDLKELGENTINIDCDVLQADGGTRTASITGAYVALADAIAVLKTRGVVPGNPLLPPVAAVSVGLIDGNVCLDLPYEEDSRAEVDMNVVMTESGQFVEIQGTAEHGTFTREQMNAFLDTAEKGLHSLIAAQKAALELPL is encoded by the coding sequence ATGACTTCCTTTACTCGCGCTGATGGTCGCGCGCTCGATGAAATGCGTCCTGTCAAGATCACTCGTGGTTTTACCACCAACCCGGCGGGCTCGGTGCTCGTTGAGTTCGGCAACACCCGCGTCATGTGTACTGCCTCTGTTGAGGAAGGCGTGCCACGCTTTAAGAAGGATTCCGGCGAAGGCTGGCTGACCGCGGAGTATGCCATGCTCCCTGCCGCTACCCACGATCGTATGCCGCGCGAATCGATGAAGGGCAAGGTCAAGGGCCGTACACACGAGATTTCTCGCCTCATCGGTCGCTCCTTGCGCGCTGCGATTGATCTGAAAGAGCTGGGCGAGAACACCATCAACATCGACTGCGACGTGCTCCAAGCCGACGGCGGCACCCGCACCGCCTCCATCACCGGCGCATATGTGGCACTTGCCGACGCCATCGCCGTCCTCAAAACCCGTGGCGTGGTCCCCGGAAACCCACTCTTGCCGCCCGTGGCCGCCGTATCCGTGGGCCTTATCGACGGCAATGTCTGCCTCGACCTGCCGTACGAGGAAGATTCCCGTGCAGAGGTGGACATGAACGTGGTCATGACTGAATCCGGCCAGTTCGTGGAAATCCAGGGCACCGCCGAGCACGGCACCTTTACCCGCGAGCAGATGAATGCATTCCTGGACACGGCTGAGAAGGGCCTACATTCCCTGATCGCCGCGCAGAAGGCTGCCCTGGAGTTGCCACTGTAA
- the rdgB gene encoding RdgB/HAM1 family non-canonical purine NTP pyrophosphatase produces MRLYLASNNKKKAGELARVLEASGIAGVEILLTSDVPSYEEPVEDGRTFEDNALIKARAGMKATGLPTLADDSGLAVDELNGMPGVLSARWSGGHGDDEANNDLLLGQMAHVPDERRGCGFVSVCALVLPSGEEHVARGEWRGMLLRERRGEGGFGYDPLFLPDDADGRASAELTAEEKDARSHRGKALAELVPVIRSLQ; encoded by the coding sequence ATGCGTCTCTACCTGGCATCGAACAACAAAAAGAAGGCCGGCGAGCTGGCACGCGTCCTGGAAGCCTCCGGAATAGCTGGAGTAGAGATCCTGCTGACCAGCGACGTTCCCTCCTACGAGGAACCGGTAGAAGACGGCCGCACCTTCGAGGACAACGCGCTGATCAAGGCGCGCGCCGGGATGAAGGCGACCGGGCTGCCGACGCTTGCCGACGACTCTGGCCTAGCCGTGGATGAACTCAACGGAATGCCAGGTGTGCTCTCCGCACGTTGGTCCGGTGGACATGGGGATGACGAAGCCAACAACGATCTGCTCCTCGGTCAGATGGCGCACGTCCCCGACGAGCGACGTGGCTGTGGCTTCGTGTCCGTCTGTGCCCTCGTACTGCCATCGGGTGAAGAACATGTGGCGCGCGGTGAATGGCGTGGCATGCTGCTCCGCGAGCGACGGGGCGAAGGTGGCTTCGGATACGATCCGCTGTTTTTGCCTGACGACGCCGACGGTCGCGCTTCCGCCGAGTTAACCGCCGAGGAAAAGGACGCCCGCTCTCATCGCGGAAAGGCACTAGCTGAGCTAGTGCCTGTGATCCGTTCGCTGCAGTAG
- the murI gene encoding glutamate racemase, which yields MTSTPSPGAPIGIFDSGVGGLTVARSIMDQLPHESIIYIGDTANGPYGPQPIQKVREHATRIADELVERGCKMIVIACNTATAAFLRDARERYDVPVVQVILPAVRRAVATTRNGKVGVIGTLGTINSGVYQDMFEAAPNIECVAAPCPRFVDFVERGITSGRQILGVAEAYLEPLQAAGVDTLVLGCTHYPLLSGVIQLAMGDNVTLVSSAEETAKDVLKVLSQTDMLADPEIHGPPSRSFESTGDPDKFALLSERFLGPGITEVSSHPKV from the coding sequence ATGACTAGTACTCCGAGCCCAGGCGCTCCCATCGGCATTTTCGATTCCGGTGTCGGTGGCCTCACCGTTGCGCGTTCCATCATGGATCAGCTGCCACACGAATCGATCATCTACATCGGCGACACCGCAAACGGCCCCTACGGTCCGCAGCCGATCCAAAAGGTGCGCGAACACGCCACCCGCATCGCAGACGAGCTGGTGGAACGTGGCTGCAAAATGATCGTTATCGCCTGCAACACGGCGACAGCGGCGTTCCTCAGGGATGCCCGCGAGCGTTACGACGTCCCCGTGGTCCAAGTGATCCTGCCCGCGGTACGACGCGCAGTTGCCACCACGCGCAACGGCAAAGTTGGCGTCATCGGCACGCTCGGAACGATCAACTCGGGCGTGTACCAGGACATGTTTGAGGCTGCCCCGAATATCGAATGCGTGGCGGCACCGTGCCCACGCTTTGTCGACTTCGTGGAACGTGGCATCACCTCCGGGCGTCAAATCTTAGGTGTCGCGGAAGCGTACTTGGAGCCATTGCAAGCAGCGGGCGTCGATACGCTTGTGCTTGGTTGCACGCACTATCCGCTGCTCTCCGGCGTCATCCAGCTGGCGATGGGGGACAACGTCACCCTCGTATCCAGTGCGGAGGAAACCGCCAAAGACGTGCTGAAGGTCCTGAGCCAAACAGACATGCTCGCAGACCCAGAAATCCACGGACCGCCCTCCCGCAGCTTCGAATCGACCGGTGACCCGGACAAGTTCGCGCTGCTCTCCGAGCGTTTTCTCGGTCCCGGCATCACTGAAGTATCGTCACACCCTAAGGTCTAA
- a CDS encoding MBL fold metallo-hydrolase, with translation MKLTILGCSGSTGAPDNPASGYLVQVDNAPGVMLDCGPGVLAKVQEFANPAELHVALSHLHADHCLDIPSLMVWRRYHPVAPSAGRNQLVGPADTVNHLGPLSLEGEDDYSDSFAFTPWTARVPHIVDRVQITPYPVIHPVETYGLRVTEATTGKTIAYSGDSAYTESLVECARDADLFLCEATWGDSSLGKPADMHMSGAEAGLIASRAGVKKLVLIHIPPWADPELALRSAQENFDGEVIVGESGMEFQL, from the coding sequence ATGAAGCTGACCATACTTGGCTGTAGTGGAAGCACCGGCGCCCCAGACAACCCTGCGTCGGGATACCTGGTTCAGGTTGATAACGCCCCTGGTGTGATGCTCGATTGCGGCCCAGGCGTGCTTGCCAAAGTGCAAGAGTTCGCCAATCCAGCAGAACTACATGTGGCACTCAGCCATCTTCACGCCGACCACTGCCTGGACATACCCTCGTTGATGGTGTGGCGTCGCTACCACCCCGTCGCGCCGTCAGCCGGAAGGAACCAGCTAGTGGGGCCCGCGGACACCGTGAACCACCTCGGGCCACTCAGCCTCGAAGGTGAGGATGACTACTCAGACTCCTTCGCCTTCACCCCATGGACTGCCCGAGTCCCACACATTGTCGACCGCGTCCAAATCACCCCCTACCCAGTGATCCACCCCGTGGAAACCTACGGCCTGCGCGTGACGGAAGCAACCACCGGAAAGACCATTGCCTACTCCGGCGACAGCGCCTACACCGAATCCCTCGTCGAATGCGCACGCGACGCCGACCTCTTCCTATGCGAAGCAACCTGGGGAGACAGCTCCCTCGGCAAACCCGCGGACATGCACATGAGCGGCGCCGAAGCCGGGCTCATCGCCTCCCGCGCCGGGGTGAAAAAGCTCGTCCTTATCCACATCCCACCATGGGCAGACCCCGAATTGGCGTTGCGCAGTGCCCAAGAAAACTTCGACGGTGAAGTCATCGTCGGGGAGTCTGGAATGGAGTTTCAGTTGTAG
- a CDS encoding dihydrodipicolinate synthase family protein: MNGIVSGIIPPLLTPLHENGDVDYESLGNLVERLVGAGVDGIFVLGSSGEVAFLNDTVRDQVIEKVVALVDGRCPVYAGVIDTQTNRVIEHIRRAEALGVQAVVATAPFYAITGPAEIEAHFRALRAATTLPIIAYDIPVCVHSKLAPELLVRLATEGVLQGVKDSSGDDVSFRRLCMLNKKAGSPLTVLTGHEVVVDGSYLAGADGCVPGLGNVDPSGYVRMWKAFQAGDWDRMKVEQDRLAELFEIVFTPIGKVGPAAGVGSFKTALELMGVIKTNIMSAPLAPIADDVSRNAIEKIVREAGLLN; this comes from the coding sequence ATGAACGGAATTGTTTCCGGAATCATTCCCCCACTGCTCACCCCACTGCATGAAAACGGTGACGTTGATTACGAGTCCCTCGGCAATCTTGTCGAACGGCTCGTCGGCGCAGGTGTCGATGGCATCTTCGTGCTGGGTTCGTCTGGCGAGGTCGCGTTCCTCAACGACACCGTCCGCGACCAGGTCATTGAGAAGGTAGTCGCACTTGTCGACGGCCGCTGCCCTGTTTACGCTGGCGTCATCGATACCCAGACCAACCGCGTCATCGAACACATCCGCCGGGCCGAAGCCCTCGGCGTGCAGGCAGTCGTTGCTACTGCCCCGTTCTATGCCATCACTGGACCAGCAGAAATCGAGGCTCACTTCCGGGCGCTGCGCGCCGCTACCACGTTGCCGATCATCGCCTACGACATCCCAGTGTGTGTCCACAGCAAACTTGCCCCAGAACTGCTGGTACGACTCGCCACCGAAGGGGTCCTCCAGGGAGTAAAGGACTCCTCCGGTGACGATGTCTCCTTCCGCCGCTTGTGCATGCTTAACAAGAAGGCAGGATCCCCACTGACGGTGCTCACCGGCCATGAGGTTGTGGTCGACGGGTCTTACCTCGCGGGAGCCGACGGCTGCGTCCCCGGCCTCGGCAACGTGGACCCGTCCGGCTACGTCCGGATGTGGAAAGCCTTCCAGGCAGGCGATTGGGATCGGATGAAGGTGGAACAGGATCGGCTGGCCGAGCTGTTCGAGATCGTCTTCACCCCGATCGGCAAGGTTGGCCCGGCTGCCGGTGTCGGCTCATTCAAGACGGCCCTTGAGCTCATGGGCGTGATCAAGACCAACATCATGAGCGCGCCACTGGCCCCTATTGCCGACGATGTCTCCCGCAACGCGATCGAAAAGATCGTGCGGGAAGCAGGGCTACTGAACTAA
- a CDS encoding ABC transporter ATP-binding protein, with protein sequence MPTQKSQRIIELKDVNVIHKTRTGKLFRPDTVHANKDVNFWVDRKEVVGIVGESGCGKSTLARVMVGLQKPTSGQVFFHDKPLKHSSRMRKELGRSISMVFQDPATALNPRMTVKEQLLDPLRVHHIGNESTRLKRVQVLLDLVGLPQSALDVLPRQISGGQRQRVAIARALALEPDLIIADEPTSALDVSVRAQVLNLLTDLRSELGLGLVFISHDINTVRYIADRMCVMLKGEIIEQQPTEALFATPQQEYTRTLLAATPSLL encoded by the coding sequence ATGCCTACGCAGAAGTCACAACGAATTATTGAACTCAAGGATGTCAATGTCATCCACAAGACGCGCACCGGCAAGCTGTTCCGGCCAGATACGGTTCATGCCAACAAGGACGTGAATTTCTGGGTGGATCGAAAAGAGGTTGTCGGAATCGTCGGCGAATCCGGCTGTGGCAAGTCGACGCTGGCTCGTGTGATGGTTGGGTTGCAAAAGCCCACCAGTGGCCAGGTGTTCTTCCACGACAAGCCGTTGAAGCACTCAAGCCGGATGCGTAAGGAACTGGGGCGGTCCATTTCCATGGTGTTCCAGGATCCAGCTACGGCGCTCAATCCGCGTATGACTGTCAAGGAACAGCTACTCGACCCACTGCGCGTCCACCACATTGGCAACGAGTCCACTCGGTTGAAGCGAGTGCAAGTTCTGCTGGACCTGGTTGGTCTGCCTCAGTCGGCGCTTGATGTGCTGCCCCGCCAGATCTCTGGTGGCCAGCGCCAGCGCGTGGCTATCGCCCGTGCTCTCGCATTGGAGCCTGACCTGATTATTGCTGACGAGCCTACCTCTGCTCTGGACGTCTCGGTTCGAGCTCAGGTGCTCAACCTGTTGACTGATCTTCGTTCCGAACTTGGTCTCGGCCTGGTGTTCATCTCCCATGACATCAACACGGTGCGCTACATCGCGGACCGCATGTGCGTGATGCTCAAGGGCGAAATCATTGAACAGCAGCCCACAGAAGCCCTTTTCGCGACGCCGCAGCAGGAATACACCCGCACGTTGCTCGCGGCCACCCCATCTTTGCTCTAA
- a CDS encoding rhomboid family intramembrane serine protease has translation MYQYNTAKRDTGFRRAVSWVMAYLLVIWVVHIFSVITGGWISGFGIHPRDISSLPYIFTAPFLHVSFSHLISNSVPGAIFIFLIALSGNRVVVEVTLIAMVIGGFGTWVFGGWGTNHIGASGLIYGWLSYLIIRGLFNRHFGQVALGIVLAFFYAGYIWGVFPNEPGISWQAHLFGAIGGVIAGATITSDDPIALIQKRQQKRLERRGR, from the coding sequence ATGTACCAGTACAACACGGCCAAAAGAGATACCGGCTTTCGCCGTGCAGTGAGCTGGGTAATGGCTTATCTGCTGGTGATATGGGTTGTCCATATTTTCAGCGTGATTACCGGTGGTTGGATTAGCGGATTCGGTATTCACCCGCGGGATATAAGTTCCTTGCCATATATTTTCACTGCGCCTTTTCTGCACGTATCGTTTTCCCACCTTATTTCCAATAGCGTGCCTGGGGCTATTTTTATCTTCTTGATTGCGCTTTCTGGCAATCGCGTCGTGGTGGAAGTGACACTGATCGCCATGGTCATTGGTGGTTTCGGAACGTGGGTCTTTGGCGGTTGGGGAACTAACCATATTGGCGCGTCGGGGCTTATCTACGGCTGGTTGTCCTACCTGATTATCCGTGGTCTCTTTAACCGGCATTTCGGCCAGGTCGCACTAGGGATCGTACTGGCATTCTTTTATGCGGGCTATATTTGGGGCGTATTTCCTAATGAACCTGGGATCAGCTGGCAAGCGCATCTCTTTGGGGCCATTGGTGGTGTTATCGCCGGTGCGACGATCACGTCTGATGATCCAATAGCTCTGATACAGAAACGGCAACAAAAGCGGTTGGAGCGCCGAGGCAGGTAG